From the genome of Malus sylvestris chromosome 13, drMalSylv7.2, whole genome shotgun sequence:
TAAGAAAGGGGCAGTATCAAATTTATTTCCTATCATATGACTTGTATCAAAATACgagaaaaaaaagtaattatATACGTAAAGAAGTTTTATGAGTTGTTAACATCTGATCATTatattatcgatttttaatTGCTGTTTTGTAATTATTAATCTGTCGTTGATATTCAAAAAACGAAATTTAATTAATGTAACTAATTTTTCtaaatattttgacaaaaaaaagtagGAATTTGATGGTTGAAGTAGTAGGTGAACGTCCTCCTTCAATCAATaacttttgacaaaaaaaataacgtTAATTTAATGTCCAACCAATGACTAGTTTATTTAGTTGAAGCCTCAAGGGTTGGTGTACGACCTTTCTATTTTACAACTCACCAAACCCAGGTTACAACTTGCAAGTAGGTGGGTCCCCCGGGTCTGTCGTCGTAGGTAGGCCTGTCACTCTCGGGGGTTCTGGATAACTCGACCCTGTTAACTACCAAGCAAAATACACGTCTCGCCATTTTCTTTCAACTTGGACGAGCAATCAATCGTCTTCCCATCAACCAGTCCCCGCCCCCACGACTTCTGGATTCTAGAGCGAGAGAGTtttagaggagagagagagagagagacttgggGTGTGGAGGATCGTGGACTGAAAAACAATGGCTTTGCAGACCAGTAGCAGCAGCAATGCCCTGCTCTCGACATCTCCGCCGGTTCCTTCTGGGGCCGCTTCCGTTCGACTCCGAGCCCGAATGGTCGGAGCTGGAATCTGGGGTCGGAGGAAAACGGGAGGGGGGGGAAGGGTTTGTATGATCGCATGCAGGAGCAGCATCGGCGGCCATGGCGGCGGAAAGAAGGGAGTGCCCAGTTCGAATTATGTGGTGCCCCTAGACAAATCGTTTTCGTACACCAACTCTTCCTGCATCACTCGCCCTCTCGCTGAAATCCTCAGAGACCTCAATAAGAGAATCCCTGACAACATCATCCAGACGCCACCTGAAAATCCCTCCTCCACCTTCATCCCCTGGTaattttctcttctctcttttcaCTTTCCATTTGATTTTCTGGTTGACTAAACAAATCTCATGgaaaatttttgtatttttgtgtaTTGGGTAGGTACCATGCGAACCGGATGCTGAGCTTCTACGCTCCTGGTGTGTCCTTTCTTATCCTCATCTTCTCAATTTGCAGATTCATAAGCTTCAATCATGCTCTTTATCTCAATTTTTAATTGCTCTCAAAACCCCACCTTTTTGTCTTTCAGAAatgttttgcaatctgtttcTCCCTTTTGTAATCATTGCTTGGCAATTGGtgtatttttaactgttaatcTGATTTCAGTAAACAATTAACTATCTGCATTTTTCCTTTCAACCATTCTTCAATACTTGTGCAAGTACACAACTTTGAGATATACGAATACCAAGTCTACGTTTTCCTCTCAAAATTTCAACTCGTTGGAGCGACTCAGTGACGAGTGACGAGTGAGTAATTATAGATTGGTGTTCATCATTGTCCTTAATTCCGAATTGGTCCAAGTTAGTTTACGAAACCTTGATGCATGCGGTACGAATTTTAGGCAGAGTATTAAGATCAGCAGCCCAATTCAAATTTATGAGCTTCTGGTAGTTTGCCGACTGCTACTCTCTTGCTTTGTCTAGTGACACTACACTTTATCTAGTTTCTAGTGAATCTCCGTATGTTATCAGTTGTTTAACACTTGTTTTGACAGGATGGTGTGGAGAAATCCGTGATGTTATATTTTCTGACAATGGAAGTGTGACTGTGGTATACCGTGTCACTGTACGTGGATCTGATGGAGAGGTCTGGTTCTTCTTCTTTGTATTGTGGTTCATTTATATGTTATTAATATATCATGTTTGATAACTAGTTACCATATAACAATTATATTCATACCTCTGGACTAGGATCATTCTTTGCTATCGCTTATTGTAGTATACATGCCATTAGAAATCACTACAGTTGCATATTCAactttacaacaacaacaacaaagccgtATCCCACTATGTGGGGTCCGTTATTTGAATCCTAAAATGCCACTGCGCTCAGTTTTGCGCCAAGTCTTCTGTTAGCTTGAAGCACTCCATCTCTTTTCTTAATgtctctttccaagtcttcccaggtcttcctctacccctttcgCCTTGAGCTGTCTCATGTTCaactttaaaagaaaaagaaaaacttcgGTATGCATATTTTTGCATGTTTAAGAAAGAATGCAGCACCGTCAGATGTTACATTGAGTTCAATAGAACAGGTTCGGGTGTCAATTGGAATACTGATTTAGCTTATCGTTAGATCCTAATTTTGAGTTTCAGCTGAGGgtatgtaaaaataaattatttctgTCTCATTGCTTTGAATTTATGGAACACTGgtcctaaagaaaaaaaaaaaaatactgtcAAGCATTAGGAAGTGAATCTTTCATGTATTGTTCATCTTATCATTTTGGTGGCTGATTACTTTTAAGATGGAGACTTGGGTGGAAGAGAAAACGGTTTGTTAACGAGCACTTAATACTTACTGAATTTAAGTCTGAACGGGAATGTGAAATTGAACTATGTTAAATGACATAATTGAGTGCCCGAAAAGGGGCACAAGCCTTTTATGCAACAATATGCCTATTGAAATGAGGCAACCAATTGGACAGTGTTGCACAAGTAAATAACTAGAAGAATGTCGTTCTCTCTTCTAGTTCAAATTCAAAGGCAGTGAGGTAACTATGTATAATTATTGGCTGGATGCCTTGTTTTCGGGAAGTGGTGTATTCCCGATGTTATACGTGAGAATTAGCCAATTAGGTGCTGTAAGTTCACTCTTTCTGTTCCAAAATTAGTGCCGCGAGGAACATATTGATAACAAATTGGTCAATGTCtgtcttttggttttttttgtttgagttgTGCCCTTAACGTTGCTAGACTTAAATACCTACAGTTCTAATATTTGATCTGACACACCAATGCAGGCACATCGTGAATCAACTGGAACAGTAACACCCAGTGATGGGGACGTTGATCCAGTTGCTGCAGCTGAGCAACTTGCTTTCGTCAGAGCATGTTCTCGGTTTGGCCTTGGCCTGTATCTGTATCATGAAGACTAGATGCAAAGAGACAGGGAGGATAGAGCTGCTCATCGTGTCAtctttttgtttgatttgttaAGTCAGATTGCACTTTATGCCTGTTGATGTATATATCTGACGGATGAGCTATCACATATATGCTGCAGATTCATATACATATGTTTAGGTTGTTGGGAACAAATAATCGTGAAAACGCTGCAGATAATAGATACGAATTCAGATATTGCAATCGCGTATTTATGAATCAATAGAAACAGTAAACTATTATTATCCTTGTTTCTGATGCTTGTTTATGTACAAGACTTATTTTCAAATCATTTCGATTCATCGTCCT
Proteins encoded in this window:
- the LOC126595684 gene encoding DNA repair RAD52-like protein 2, chloroplastic, which translates into the protein MALQTSSSSNALLSTSPPVPSGAASVRLRARMVGAGIWGRRKTGGGGRVCMIACRSSIGGHGGGKKGVPSSNYVVPLDKSFSYTNSSCITRPLAEILRDLNKRIPDNIIQTPPENPSSTFIPWYHANRMLSFYAPGWCGEIRDVIFSDNGSVTVVYRVTVRGSDGEAHRESTGTVTPSDGDVDPVAAAEQLAFVRACSRFGLGLYLYHED